A segment of the Lactobacillus sp. ESL0700 genome:
GATAGTTGGTTAACAAATGGCTTGATTTCGGCTAGCATTTTCGCATAATGCCAATTTTCATTAATCCCATTGCCCATCATGTCGAATAAATTAAGTAAAATTCCCTTACTGCCAATCAAAGCAGTGGTGATAATCTGGAACTTGGTAAAGGCGAGCGATTTGACTAGTGGCGAATACATGTAGCTTTCAAGTTCAGGATATAATTCCACATTTTCGCCTAAATAAGCGGCAGTAATACGGGTATATTCTTCAAAATTTCGCCCATATTGTAGTGGTGCAACTTCGTTATAGGCGGGCAAATGGGGTCTGGCTACTTGGGGATGATTTGGTCCAGCTTGAGCAGCGAACAATTGCTGCCAATCACGACCTTCAATTGCGTGCCAGTCAGGGAATGAGGTCATCTGTGCGAGGTCGGTTTTTGGACTAACTTGGTGTACTGCTTGCTCGATTAAATGTTCGTTTTCAATCATTTCCTGGCGAGCCTGATCAAGATAAATTCGCCGTTCTGGCATAGGCTTTCCTGGCTTGAGCATATTTTTAACAAAATCTTCGCGCGACTCTGCCTTGCCCAATTTTTGTTGGTAAAGTCGCATATGATAATCACAAAAACACATCAACTTTAACGGTGTGTGGTTATAATGGCGAAAATCATCTTCGAGCCATAACCACCGAGGATGAATGCTGGCATATTGAGCGTAAGTTTGCGCAAGATATTTGCGCCAAGTTGGGTCGGCAGGACAAGCCATGTCTTGCGCTTTTTGCCCATTGATGTCGACAAAGGTGTTAAAGCCAATTGCGGGATTGACCTGGTAGCCGCGGTCGGAATGCATGATTGTCGTCCAGGGGTTAAGGCTGGTAGTAACACCCATTTGCTTGAGCTTTTTCTGCAGCGGCTTAATCGCATCAAGCCAAACTTGAGTTTCTTGAGTAGTTAAATGACTGTGGTTCAGTTCTTCGCCATTTATAAAAAAGGCAACATCGTCAATTTGCCCTTTTTGAACAAATTCAAGCAATTTTTGGTCTTTTTCAGGTGTGTTGGTGCGAGGATCAAGCATGTATCTGAGCGTATAAATAAAAGACATGAAGTTCTCCTATATAAAATAATATGAGCCAAATAGTCACACTGACCCATTTTGATTGTTAATCTTTATAATTAAAATTATAAAACGCTTCCAAAGAAGATTAAAGTGCTTTAAGCGAAATTTATTTCACTTAATTCAGGCTAATTTTTACTATTTTATAAATAATCGTGAAAAGCTTTACATAAAAGGTAGATAAGCTTTAAAAGCGATTTACATGAGTATATAATAATGGTGTGCGATTAATTTGAATTAAAGGAGAAAAATAATGAGAACAATTTCTTCAGAAGTTGCTAAACATATGGCGAACTTGTCAACTGATGATGGCGTGATTAGCGCCTTGGCGATTGACCAACGTGGTTCATTGAAAAAGATGTTGGCAGAAGCTGCCAACAAGCCAGCCGACGAAACAACAATTGTTGATTTTAAGAAGGCAATTTCAAGTGAATTAACACCTTATGCTTCATCAATTTTGACTGATCCAGAATATGGCTTACCTGCAACTAAAGTTAGAGATAAGAATTGCGGGTTGCTTCTTTCTTATGAAAAGACCGGTTATGATACAACTGAGCCAGGCAGAATGCCAGACTTGATTGCTAACCAATCAGGTTTGCGGATTAAGAATGAAGGCGGCGATGCAATTAAGTTCTTGCTCTACTACGATCCAGATGAGGGTGAAGAAATTAACGATAAAAAGCAAGCCTTCGTTGAAAGAGTCGGTGCTGAAGCTAAAGCCAATGAATTACCATTGTTCTTGGAATTATTGACTTATGATGCAAATATCGCCGATGCCAAAGGTGCAGACTTTGCCAAGGTAAAGGCCGACAAAGTTTTAAAGACCATGAAGGAATTTTCAGCACCAAAATATGGTGTAACAGTTTTGAAGGTAGAAATTCCATTCAACATTAAGTTCGTTGAAGGCTTCAATGGTGATAACGAAGTTGTCTACACACAAGCTCAAGCTAAGGAATTGCTGAAGAAACAATCAGATATTACTGATTTGCCATACATCTTCTTGTCAGCTGGTGTGACGTCAGAAGAATTTATCGCTGAAATCAAGATGGCTGAAGAAGCTGGCGCTGACTATAATGGTGTTCTTTGTGGTCGTGCCACATGGAAGCCATCAATCAAGCCATTTGCTGCAGAAGGTGAAGAAGTCGGTAAGAAATGGCTGGCTACTCAAGGTAAAGAAAATATCGAAAACTTGAACAAAGCATTAACAGGAGCAAAATCTTGGCGTGACAAGTTAGCAGTTGAAAAATAAAATATTTAACTTAAATTAAAACATTCTATGGCTAAAACATAGAATGTTTTTTTGTTTTAGTGTAAATTAGTATTAAATTATTTTTAATAATCTAGAAATATTTAATTTATTTATAAGGAGATATGGAATGCTTAAAATTGTGGCTTATGGTGTTCGTGAAAACGAAGTGGCCTTTTTTGAAAAGTTAAACAAGTATCATTATGACCTGAAACTGGAACAGGAGCTGTTGACTCATGATAATGTAGCAACTGCTAAGGGTGCAGATGCCGTATTATTGCGTGCCAATTGTGTTGCTGATGCAGAAAACTTAGCTAAATTCCATGATTGGGGAATTAAGTATGTTTTTACACGGACAGTTGGCTTTAATCATATTGATTTAAAAACTTGTGCCAAATATGGGATGAAGGTTGCGCGAGTTCCTGCATATTCACCTTATGCGGTTGCAGAATTGGCGTTAACGCTGGGGATGATGCTGTTTCGCCATCTTGCACTAGCAACGACTAGTACAGACAACGGCGACTTTCGCGTGTTACCCAGCATGTTCTCTGGTGAAATCCATTCAGGAACTGTTGGAATTATTGGTACTGGTCGAATTGGTGCTACTGAAGCCAAACTTTATCATGGGTTCGGCACCAATGTTCTTGCCTATGATCCGTACCCGAGTGACTATGCGAAACAATTTGTAACATTTGTTAGTCAAGATGAATTACTTGCTAAGTCTGACATTGTATCAATTCACGTTCCATATTTCCCTGGACAAAATGATAAGCTGATTGATGCCACTTTTTTAAGTAAAATGAAGAAATCAGCCGTGCTAGTTAATACGGCAAGAACGCAGCTGGCAGATTATGATGCAATTATTACTGCTGTCAAAAATGGGACAATTGCTGGCTTTGCCTCAGATGTTTTGCCCAATGAGACCAAAGTGATGGGACAGAACTTTCACGGTCAAATTACTGATCCACAAACGAGGCAACTGCAAGAACTCTATCCTCAAGTCTTGCTCACACCGCATATTGGCTCTTACACCAGTCCGGCCCTAACTGATATGATTGCGGTTAGTTATGAAAACTTTCATCAGATTTTGCTGACTGGGCACACTGATAATGATGTTAAGTTAGAATAATTGCTAAAAAGCACAAGTTTGCAAAATAAAAAAACTTCCTTAAAAGGAAGCTTTTTTATTCTTAGGACTAATCTTCGACCTTCTTAGCCTCATTCATCGCCTTCATCAATGAAGGGTTCTTTGAGTGACAGTCCTTAATCATTTGCCAATCTTTTTCGTCTAATTTAACAACGTATTTGCTCATGATAATTTTCCTTTCATTAAAAGTACAATTTAACTATAGCACTTTTCGCAATAAGAGAAGAATAGAGTTCACAACAATTTTTGCAATTGTGTTGCAAAATTGATTGCTGTCTAGACCATTTGTTATGTGCAAGTCTAAATTTTTAATGGTAAACAATGCTTCAAGTGCTGATTCTAACAAGATTGTTAATTTAAGAAAGCGCTTTTGCAAAATATTACAATTGTTACATAAAGTTGTCATTGGGTAATCAATTCTTAAAGCCTGAGAGATAGTTCTGTTATGGTTCTGACATTTTAACACTGTAGTATAGAGACAATCAAATTGAGTAAGTCGTTTTTGGATTTGTTCAATTTTGGAAAGAAAATGATATGAAATTTTTTTATTAAGGAGAGAAAATTTTTGAAGGTAAAATCTATCTTAGTTAAATCAGCAGCAGTGGCAGCATTAACAGTTTCAGGTGCAATGGTGATGAATAGTGCAAAGACAAGCACTGTTCACGCAGCAACGGTTGCTAATGATGCAGCAGTTGTTACAGTGAACTACGTTGACGGCAACTTAATTCACGTTTGGAATAATTACGAGAATCCAGTAGCTACCGGTCAAGTTTTACCAAGTAATTCTTCTTGGAAAGTTATCAAAACCGCTTACGATGCTCAAGGTCATAAATGGTACGACCTTGGCAAAAACCAATGGGTTAGAGCTGCATACGTTAACAAAGGCTACTACCCAGCTCAAGATACACAAGTAACAACAAATAATGCAGCTACTACTAATAACACTGCTGCTACTAGTCAAAATGTTGTTGCAACTGCTTCTGATTCAGAATCCAGTGCTAAGGCATGGATTGCTGGACGCGAATCAGGCGGCTCATACAGTGCACAAAATGGCCAATACATCGGTAAATACCAACTTTCTTCTTCATACCTTAACGG
Coding sequences within it:
- a CDS encoding tagatose 1,6-diphosphate aldolase, whose product is MRTISSEVAKHMANLSTDDGVISALAIDQRGSLKKMLAEAANKPADETTIVDFKKAISSELTPYASSILTDPEYGLPATKVRDKNCGLLLSYEKTGYDTTEPGRMPDLIANQSGLRIKNEGGDAIKFLLYYDPDEGEEINDKKQAFVERVGAEAKANELPLFLELLTYDANIADAKGADFAKVKADKVLKTMKEFSAPKYGVTVLKVEIPFNIKFVEGFNGDNEVVYTQAQAKELLKKQSDITDLPYIFLSAGVTSEEFIAEIKMAEEAGADYNGVLCGRATWKPSIKPFAAEGEEVGKKWLATQGKENIENLNKALTGAKSWRDKLAVEK
- a CDS encoding NAD(P)-dependent oxidoreductase; the protein is MLKIVAYGVRENEVAFFEKLNKYHYDLKLEQELLTHDNVATAKGADAVLLRANCVADAENLAKFHDWGIKYVFTRTVGFNHIDLKTCAKYGMKVARVPAYSPYAVAELALTLGMMLFRHLALATTSTDNGDFRVLPSMFSGEIHSGTVGIIGTGRIGATEAKLYHGFGTNVLAYDPYPSDYAKQFVTFVSQDELLAKSDIVSIHVPYFPGQNDKLIDATFLSKMKKSAVLVNTARTQLADYDAIITAVKNGTIAGFASDVLPNETKVMGQNFHGQITDPQTRQLQELYPQVLLTPHIGSYTSPALTDMIAVSYENFHQILLTGHTDNDVKLE